A single Sciurus carolinensis chromosome 15, mSciCar1.2, whole genome shotgun sequence DNA region contains:
- the Ankrd12 gene encoding ankyrin repeat domain-containing protein 12 isoform X6, with the protein MMMKVIQNIYFHLVNVPELLLKQSPSRNDAKIINSEEAQSVNPSSVDENIDSETEKDSLICESKQILPSKAPLPSALDEYEFKDDDDEEINKMIDDRHILRKEQRKENESEAEKSSLFAKQEKSFYSKSFKSKKQKSSRVLYSSTESSDEEVLQNKKVSTACSIPETTNSDIQNKKEYEYKQKGKVKRKLKNQNKNKENQELKQEKEGKENTRVSNLTVTTALDCSEKTREEGNFRKSFSPKDDTSLHLFHISTGKSPKHSCGLSEKQSTPLKQEHTKTCLSPGSSEMSLQPDLVRYENTETEFLPESSCVKSYKHKEKNKHQKDFHLEFGEKSNTKMKDEDHSPTFENSDCTLKKMDKEGKTLKKHKLKHKEREKEKHKKEIEGEKEKYKNKDGAKELQRSVEFDREFWKENFFKSDETEDLFLNMEHESLTLEKKSKLEKIKDDKPTKEKHTSKERNFKEEREKIKKESEKSFREDKIKEERENVPTDKETEFGSSCLSVNEESLGLHSTEKEIDIEKQEKHIRESKEKSEKRFPTKEKDVEKMERKNSEKEKKIKHEHKSEKDKLDFSECVERTKEKDKLYSHHTEKCYKEGEKIKNSTTKKTDDREKSREKMDRKHDKEKSEKERHLAESKEKHLEKRNKQSDNSEYAKSEKGRSKDKDREVDKKEKSRDKESINITNSKHLQEEKKSSTVDSSSKAQHEKTLSLKEKTKDEPLKTPDGKEKDKKDRDIDRYKERDKHKDKIQLNSLLKLKSETDKSKSKTSPASKDIRPKEKRLVNDDLMQTSFERMLSLKDLEIEQWHKKHKEKIKQKEKERLRNRNCLELKVKDKEKAKHALVESKNKELTRSKSSELADAYAKEKQSKDAVSNRSQSVDTKNVISLGKSSFVSDSSLNRSPRSENEKPGLSSRSVSMISVASSEDSCHTTVTTPRPLVEYDSDFMLEGSESQMSFSQSPFLPIAKSPALHERESDSLAELPERIKPPYANRLPVSHLRSSSVEDVKLVINEGRPIVEVRRCSMPSVICEHTKQFQTVSEESNQGSLLAVPRDICPSPKPELSSNVPERDLSSVSNIHSSFVASPTRSLNSRYIPADVNVIKNTAPVGAMDSPVHVEPSNQVGVIQSKSWEIPVDRLESLSTSDFICANTSIPDQESSIQGFCNSENKLLKEHPTDFLSLHQTELQGNSCAQDSPSFLPLQQPCSFPNQSLSDAESVSKHVSLSYVANQEPSILQQKNAIQMISSVLDTDNESAKDTENTFVLADVPVYSESTSQESSPNFEKANSLPVLPSEKDFNGSDASSQLNTHYAFSKLTYKSSSGHEVENSTTDIQVISHEKENKLESLVLTHLNKCDSDLCEMNVGMPKGNLNEQDNPKHCPESEKCLLSIEDDESQHSTLSSLENHSQQSAQPEMHKYGQLVKVELEENAEDDKTENQIPQRMTRNKTNTVANQSKQLLSSCALLPEKDSESSSPRGRIRLTEDDDPQIHHPRKRKVSRVPQPVQVSPSLLQAKEKTQQSLAAIVDSLKLDEIQPYSSERANPYFEYLHIRKKIEEKRKLLCSVIPQAPQYYDEYVTFNGSYLLDGNPLSKICIPTITPPPSLSDPLKELFRQQEVVRMKLRLQHSIEREKLIVSNEQEVLRVHYRAARTLANQTLPFSACTVLLDAEVYNVPLDSQSDDSKTSVRDRFNARQFMSWLQDVDDKFDKLKTCLLMRQQHEAAALNAVQRLEWQLKLQELDPATYKSISIYEIQEFYVPLVDVNDDFELTPI; encoded by the exons aatatttatttccACCTGGTGAATGTGCCTGAATTATTGCTTAAGCAAAGTCCCTCAAGGAATGATGCAAAAATTATCA atTCTGAAGAGGCTCAGTCTGTCAATCCTTCTAGTGTTGATGAAAATATTGACTCTGAAACAGAGAAGGACTCTCTCATCTGTGAAAGTAAACAGATTCTTCCCAGTAAAGCACCTCTTCCATCTGCCCTCGATGAGTATGAGttcaaagatgatgatgatgaagaaataaataaaatgattgatGATAGGCATATTCTTAGGAAAGAACAACGAAAAGAGAATGAATCTGAAGCAGAAAAAAGTAGTTTATTTGCAAAACAAGAGAAATCCTTCTATTCtaaatcatttaaaagtaaaaaacaaaagtcatCTAGGGTTCTTTATTCAAGTACTGAAAGTTCTGATGAAGAAgttcttcaaaacaaaaaggtTTCTACTGCATGTTCTATTCCTGAAACAACAAATTCtgatatacaaaacaaaaaagaatatgaatataaaCAGAAAGGCAAAgttaaaagaaagttaaaaaaccagaacaaaaataaagaaaaccaagagttaaagcaagaaaaagagggaaaagaaaataccaGAGTTTCAAACTTGACAGTTACAACCGCACTAGATTGTTCAGAAAAGACCAGAGAGGAGGGGAATTTTAGGAAATCTTTTAGTCCAAAAGATGATACttcattacatttatttcatatttccacTGGTAAATCTCCCAAACATTCTTGTGGATTGAGTGAAAAACAGTCAACACCACTGAAACAAGAACATACTAAAACATGTTTATCACCAGGAAGCTCTGAAATGTCACTACAGCCTGATCTTGTTCGGTATGAAAATACAGAAACTGAATTCTTGCCTGAAAGTTCATGTGTAAAATCTTACAAgcataaggaaaaaaacaaacatcagAAAGATTTTCACTTAGAATTTGGTGAAAAATCAAATACCAAAATGAAGGATGAAGATCATAGTCCAACATTTGAAAATTCTGATTGCACactgaaaaaaatggataaagagggcaaaacactgaaaaaacatAAGTTGAAACATAAAGAGcgagaaaaagaaaagcacaaaaaagaaattgaaggtgaaaaggaaaaatataaaaataaggatGGTGCTAAGGAACTGCAGAGGAGTGTGGAATTTGATAGAGAATTttggaaagagaatttttttaaaagtgatgaaactgaagatctttttttaaatatggagcATGAGTCCTTAACattagaaaagaaatcaaaattggaaaaaataaaagatgataaaCCAACTAAGGAAAAGCATACCTCAAAAGAGAggaactttaaagaagaaagggaaaagattaaaaaggaaagtgagaaatCTTTTAGGGAAGacaagataaaagaagaaagagaaaatgtacctacagataaagaaacagaatTCGGTTCTTCATGTTTAAGTGTAAATGAGGAATCTCTAGGGCTGCAttcaacagaaaaggaaatagacattgaaaaacaagaaaagcataTAAGAGAAAGTAAGGAAAAATCTGAGAAACGATTTCCAACTAAAGAAAAAGATGttgaaaagatggaaagaaaaaattctgaaaaagagaagaagataAAGCATGAGCATAAGtcagaaaaagacaaattagatTTTAGTGAATGTGttgagagaacaaaagaaaaggacaagCTATATTCACATCACACAGAAAAATGCTATAAAGAAGGTGAGAAGATCAAAAATAGTACTACTAAAAAAACTGATGACAgagaaaaaagtagagaaaagatGGATAGAAaacatgacaaagaaaaaagtgaaaaagagagacatttagcagaaagcaaagaaaagcacttggaaaaaagaaataaacaatcagATAACAGTGAGTATGCTAAATCAGAAAAAGGCAGAAGTAAAGACAAAGACAGGGAAgtagataaaaaggaaaagtccAGAGATAAAGAAAGTATAAATATTACTAACTCCAAACActtacaggaagagaaaaaatcaaGTACAGTAGACAGTAGTAGTAAAGCACAACATGAGAAAACTTTATCccttaaagagaaaacaaaagatgaaCCTTTGAAAACTCccgatggaaaagaaaaagataaaaaagatagagatatagatagatacaaAGAACGAGAcaaacataaagataaaattcaacTAAATAGTTTACTCAAACTAAAATCCGAAACAGATAAGTCTAAATCTAAGACCTCACCAGCATCAAAAGATATTCGACCTAAAGAAAAGAGGTTAGTGAATGATGATTTAATGCAGACAAGTTTTGAGCGAATGCTAAGCCTTAAAGACTTAGAAATAGAACAGTGGCAtaaaaaacataaggaaaaaattaagcaaaaagaaaaggaacgGTTAAGAAATCGTAATTGCTTAGAACTTaaagtaaaagataaagaaaaagcaaaacatgcCCTAGTTGAGTCCAAAAATAAAGAGCTTACTAGGTCAAAGAGTTCAGAACTGGCTGATGCTTATGCCAAGGAGAAGCAGTCTAAAGATGCTGTAAGTAATAGATCACAATCTGTTGACACCAAAAACGTAATTTCTTTAGGGAAGTCATCTTTTGTTTCAGACAGTAGCTTAAACAGGTCTCCTAGATCAGAAAACGAAAAGCCAGGTCTCAGCTCCAGATCTGTATCCATGATTTCTGTTGCTAGTTCAGAAGATTCCTGCCATACTACCGTGACAACTCCACGGCCGCTGGTTGAATATGACTCTGACTTTATGTTAGAGGGTTCTGAGTCCCAAATGTCATTTTCCCAGTCGCCATTTTTGCCAATTGCCAAATCTCCAGCTCTTCATGAAAGGGAGTCGGACAGCCTTGCTGAATTGCCAGAACGGATTAAGCCACCATATGCAAATAGACTTCCAGTATCCCATCTCAGGTCATCTTCTGTAGAAGATGTTAAACTAGTTATAAATGAGGGGAGACCTATTGTAGAAGTTCGAAGATGTAGCATGCCATCTGTCATTTGTGAACATACAAAACAATTCCAAACAGTATCAGAAGAAAGCAATCAAGGTAGCTTATTAGCTGTGCCAAGAGATATTTGCCCTTCTCCCAAACCTGAGTTATCCTCAAATGTGCCTGAAAGAGATCTCTCAAGTGTGTCTAACATACATTCCAGTTTTGTGGCCTCTCCAACTAGGTCTTTAAACAGCAGATATATTCCAGCTGATGTAAATGTAATCAAGAATACTGCTCCAGTGGGTGCCATGGACAGTCCTGTGCATGTAGAACCATCTAATCAAGTTGGTGTGATCCAGAGTAAATCATGGGAGATACCTGTTGATAGACTGGAGTCACTAAGTACTAGTGACTTTATCTGCGCAAATACTAGTATACCTGATCAAGAGTCCTCTATTCAGGGTTTTTGcaattcagaaaacaaattattgaaaGAACATCCTACTGATTTTTTATCTCTCCACCAGACTGAACTGCAAGGAAACTCTTGTGCTCAGGATTCaccatcctttcttcctttacagCAACCTTGTTCTTTCCCCAATCAGTCACTTTCAGATGCTGAATCTGTCTCCAAACACGTATCTTTGTCATATGTTGCCAATCAAGAGCCCAGTATTTTACAACAGAAAAATGCTATACAAATGATCAGTTCTGTTTTAGATACTGATAACGAATCTGCAAAAGATACGGAAAATACTTTCGTCCTAGCAGATGTCCCAGTGTACTCTGAAAGCACTAGTCAAGAATCATCACCAAATTTTGAGAAAGCTAACAGTTTGCCTGTATTACCATCAGAAAAAGACTTTAATGGAAGTGATGCCTCCTCCCAACTAAATACACATTATGCATTTAGTAAGCTAACCTATAAATCTTCCAGTGGCCATGAAGTTGAGAACAGCACAACTGACATTCAGGTTATttcacatgaaaaagaaaacaaactggaGAGTTTGGTTTTAACTCATTTGAATAAGTGTGATTCTGATTTATGTGAAATGAATGTAGGGATGCCAAAAGGAAACCTAAATGAGCAAGATAATCCAAAACATTGTCCTGAAAGTGAAAAGTGTTTGCTTTCCATTGAAGATGATGAATCTCAACACAGCACTTTATCAAGTCTGGAAAACCACTCGCAGCAGTCAGCTCAGCCAGAAATGCATAAATATGGTCAGTTAGTTAAAGtagaattagaagaaaatgctgaagatgataaaactgaaaaccaaatCCCTCAAAGAATgactagaaacaaaacaaatacagtgGCAAATCAAAGCAAACAGCTTCTTTCTAGCTGTGCACTATTACCAGAAAAAGACAGTGAATCTTCATCTCCTAGGGGAAGAATAAGATTAACTGAAGATGATGATCCTCAGATTCACCATCCACGGAAAAGGAAAGTGTCCCGTGTACCTCAGCCTGTACAAGTGAGTCCTTCTTTACTacaagcaaaagagaaaacacagcaATCTCTGGCAGCCATTGTAGATTCTCTGAAACTAGATGAGATTCAGCCATACAGTTCAGAGAGAGCAAATCCATATTTTGAATACTTgcacataaggaaaaaaattgaagaaaagcgCAAATTATTGTGTAGTGTTATTCCTCAAGCACCTCAGTATTATGATGAATATGTAACATTTAATGGATCATACCTCCTGGATGGAAACCCCTTAAGCAAGATTTGTATTCCCACA atTACACCACCACCTTCTCTGTCAGATCCACTTAAAGAGCTTTTTCGGCAACAGGAAGTTGTAAGAATGAAACTACGTTTGCAACACAGTATTGAAAGG GAAAAACTTATTGTATCCAATGAACAGGAAGTTTTACGTGTTCATTATAGAGCTGCAAGAACATTGGCAAATCAGACACTGCCATTTAGTGCTTGTACTGTCTTACTGGATGCAGAAGTATATAATGTACCATTGGACTCTCAG tCTGATGACAGTAAGACTTCTGTGAGAGATCGCTTTAATGCAAGACAGTTCATGTCTTGGTTACAGGATGTGGATGATAAATTTGACAAATTAAAG ACCTGTCTTTTAATGAGGCAACAACATGAAGCTGCAGCTTTAAATGCTGTCCAGAGATTAGAATGGCAGCTCAAACTCCAGGAACTTGATCCTGCCACCTATAAATCTATCAGCATTTATGAAATTCAGGAGTTTTATGTTCCCCTTGTTGATGTTAATGACGACTTTGAATTGACTCCTATATAG